From one Rhizobium sp. CIAT894 genomic stretch:
- the coaA gene encoding type I pantothenate kinase encodes MSIATEIIGVPETLDHFQSESYSPYHFFSSEQWAKFRADTPLTLTSDEVKRLRSMGDPIDLDEVRRIYLSLSRLLSAHVESSQLLFEQRNRFLSLSDVTKTPFVIGIAGSVAVGKSTTARILKELLGRWPSSPKVDLVTTDGFLYPNAVLQRKKLMQRKGFPESYDTAAILRFLSAIKAGQPDVKAPSYSHLVYDVLPDEYKIVDRPDILIFEGINVLQSRDLPAGGRIVPMVSDFFDFSIYIDAAEDQIHNWYVARFMRLRETAFRDPNSYFHRYASISDAEALEIAGDLWGNINLKNLRQNILPTRPRADLILKKGKDHLIEQVALRKL; translated from the coding sequence ATGAGTATCGCGACTGAGATTATCGGGGTGCCGGAAACGTTGGATCACTTCCAGTCGGAATCCTATTCGCCCTATCACTTCTTCTCTTCCGAACAATGGGCGAAATTCCGTGCCGACACGCCGCTGACGCTGACCAGCGACGAGGTCAAGCGACTGCGTTCGATGGGCGACCCGATCGATCTCGACGAGGTCCGGCGCATCTATCTGTCGCTGTCGCGGCTGCTGTCGGCGCATGTCGAATCCTCGCAGCTGCTGTTCGAACAGCGCAACCGCTTCCTCAGCCTGTCTGACGTGACGAAGACGCCCTTCGTCATCGGCATTGCCGGCTCGGTCGCAGTCGGCAAATCGACCACCGCCCGTATCCTCAAGGAGCTTCTGGGCCGCTGGCCTTCCAGCCCGAAGGTCGATCTCGTCACCACCGACGGCTTCCTTTATCCGAACGCCGTGCTGCAGCGGAAAAAGCTGATGCAGCGCAAGGGTTTTCCGGAAAGCTACGACACGGCGGCGATCCTGCGTTTTCTCTCGGCGATCAAGGCCGGGCAGCCGGATGTGAAGGCGCCCAGCTATTCGCACCTCGTCTATGACGTACTGCCGGACGAATACAAGATCGTCGACCGGCCCGACATCCTGATCTTCGAGGGCATCAACGTGCTGCAATCGCGCGACCTGCCGGCCGGCGGCAGGATCGTGCCGATGGTCTCCGACTTCTTCGATTTCTCGATCTATATCGATGCCGCGGAAGACCAGATCCACAACTGGTACGTCGCACGCTTCATGCGCCTGCGCGAGACTGCCTTCCGCGATCCGAATTCCTATTTCCATCGCTACGCCTCGATCAGCGACGCAGAAGCGCTCGAAATTGCCGGGGATCTCTGGGGGAATATCAACCTGAAGAACCTGCGGCAGAACATCCTGCCGACGCGGCCGCGTGCCGATCTCATCCTGAAAAAGGGCAAGGATCACCTGATCGAACAGGTCGCGCTGCGGAAACTATAG
- a CDS encoding phosphoribosyl-ATP diphosphatase — MSGFSLVDLESIVAERSKTSPEQSWTAKLVAAGQPKAAKKLGEEAIEAVMAAVTGDRDNLTYEAADLLYHLLVVLKIAEIPLENVMAELERRTAQSGLKEKANRQSS; from the coding sequence ATGAGCGGATTTTCCCTTGTCGATCTCGAAAGCATCGTCGCGGAGCGGTCGAAAACCTCGCCCGAGCAATCCTGGACGGCGAAGCTTGTCGCCGCCGGCCAGCCGAAAGCGGCAAAGAAGCTCGGCGAAGAAGCGATCGAAGCCGTGATGGCGGCGGTGACCGGCGACCGCGACAATCTGACTTATGAAGCCGCCGATCTGCTCTATCACCTATTGGTCGTATTGAAGATTGCTGAAATACCGTTAGAGAATGTCATGGCCGAACTCGAGCGCAGAACCGCGCAGTCCGGCCTCAAGGAAAAGGCCAACCGGCAGAGTTCATGA
- the hisF gene encoding imidazole glycerol phosphate synthase subunit HisF has protein sequence MTLKARVIPCLDVKDGRVVKGVNFLNLVDAGDPVEAAKAYDAAGADELCFLDITASSDNRETIFDVVSRTADQCFMPLTVGGGVRTIADIRKLLLCGADKVSINSAAVSNPDFVAEAADKFGDQCIVVSIDAKRRRSQAVGGDNLSAWEIYTHGGRNATGIDAVEFAQKMVARGAGELLVTSMDRDGTKVGYDLELTRAIADAVRVPVIASGGVGDLDDLVAGVKEGHANAVLAASIFHFGTYTVGEAKHYMSKCGIDMRLD, from the coding sequence ATGACCCTCAAGGCTCGTGTCATCCCCTGCCTCGACGTCAAGGACGGCCGTGTCGTCAAGGGCGTCAACTTCCTCAATCTCGTCGATGCCGGCGATCCCGTCGAGGCGGCGAAGGCCTATGATGCGGCCGGCGCCGACGAGCTCTGCTTCCTCGACATCACCGCTTCCTCGGACAATCGCGAGACGATCTTCGATGTCGTATCGCGCACGGCCGACCAATGCTTCATGCCGCTGACCGTCGGCGGCGGGGTACGCACCATCGCCGATATCCGCAAGCTCCTGCTATGCGGCGCCGACAAGGTCTCGATCAACTCGGCAGCCGTCAGCAATCCCGACTTCGTTGCCGAGGCGGCCGACAAGTTCGGCGACCAGTGCATCGTCGTCTCGATCGACGCCAAGCGCCGGCGTAGCCAAGCGGTCGGCGGCGACAATCTCAGCGCCTGGGAAATCTATACGCATGGCGGCCGCAACGCGACCGGCATCGATGCCGTCGAATTCGCCCAGAAGATGGTGGCGCGCGGCGCCGGCGAGCTGCTGGTGACCTCGATGGACCGCGACGGCACCAAGGTCGGCTACGATCTGGAATTGACGCGGGCGATTGCCGACGCGGTGCGCGTGCCCGTCATCGCGTCGGGCGGCGTCGGCGACCTCGACGATCTCGTCGCCGGGGTGAAAGAGGGCCATGCCAATGCCGTGCTTGCCGCCTCGATCTTCCACTTCGGCACCTATACCGTCGGCGAGGCGAAACACTATATGTCGAAGTGCGGCATCGACATGCGTCTCGACTGA
- the hisA gene encoding 1-(5-phosphoribosyl)-5-[(5-phosphoribosylamino)methylideneamino]imidazole-4-carboxamide isomerase produces the protein MILFPAIDLKGGQCVRLKLGDMQQATVYNTDPAAQAKSFEDQGFEWLHVVDLDGAFAGHSANGDAVEAILKATKNPVQLGGGIRTLDHIEAWLSRGLRRVILGTVAVRNPELVIEACRKFPGHVAVGIDAKGGKVAVEGWAEASELGIIELARKFEGAGVAAIIYTDIDRDGILTGINWSSTLELADAVSIPVIASGGLASIDDIKRMLQPDAQKLEGAISGRALYDGRIDPAEALALIKASRAKETA, from the coding sequence ATGATCCTTTTTCCCGCGATCGATCTGAAGGGCGGCCAATGCGTCCGCCTCAAGCTCGGCGACATGCAGCAGGCGACGGTCTACAACACCGATCCGGCCGCCCAGGCGAAATCCTTCGAGGACCAGGGTTTCGAATGGCTGCATGTGGTCGATCTCGACGGCGCCTTTGCGGGACATTCAGCCAATGGCGACGCCGTCGAAGCGATCCTGAAAGCAACGAAAAATCCGGTGCAGCTCGGCGGCGGCATCCGCACGCTCGATCATATCGAAGCCTGGCTGTCGCGCGGGCTGCGGCGGGTCATTCTCGGCACCGTGGCAGTCAGAAATCCCGAACTGGTCATCGAGGCCTGCAGGAAGTTTCCAGGCCACGTCGCCGTCGGCATCGATGCCAAGGGCGGCAAGGTGGCCGTCGAGGGCTGGGCGGAGGCTTCCGAACTCGGCATCATCGAGCTTGCCCGCAAATTCGAGGGTGCCGGCGTTGCCGCGATCATCTACACCGATATCGACCGCGACGGCATTCTGACCGGCATCAACTGGAGCTCGACGCTGGAGCTTGCCGACGCCGTTTCGATTCCCGTCATTGCCTCGGGCGGCCTTGCCTCGATCGACGACATCAAACGGATGCTGCAGCCCGACGCGCAGAAGCTGGAAGGGGCGATCTCCGGCCGGGCGCTTTACGACGGCCGCATCGACCCGGCCGAAGCGCTGGCGCTGATTAAGGCCAGCAGGGCAAAGGAGACCGCGTAA
- the hisH gene encoding imidazole glycerol phosphate synthase subunit HisH, whose amino-acid sequence MRVAIIDYGSGNLRSATKAFERAAREAGIDAHIDLTDRAEDVAAADRIVLPGVGAYADCRRGLDAVPGMAEVLIEAVEKKARPFLGICVGMQLMSSRGLEKTVTHGFGWIPGDVVEMTPGDPALKIPQIGWNTLDLKREHPLFDGIAAGSEGLHAYFVHSYHLAAENAEDVIATVDYGGPMTAFVGRDNMVGAQFHPEKSQKLGLALIANFLRWNP is encoded by the coding sequence ATGCGCGTCGCGATTATCGACTATGGTTCCGGCAACCTGCGCTCGGCGACCAAGGCTTTCGAGCGTGCCGCTCGCGAGGCAGGCATCGATGCGCATATCGATCTCACCGACAGGGCAGAGGATGTTGCCGCGGCCGATCGTATCGTGCTTCCCGGCGTCGGCGCCTATGCCGATTGCCGGCGCGGCCTTGATGCCGTGCCCGGGATGGCCGAAGTGCTGATCGAGGCGGTCGAGAAGAAGGCGCGGCCCTTCCTCGGCATCTGCGTCGGCATGCAGCTGATGTCCTCGCGCGGACTGGAAAAGACCGTCACCCACGGCTTCGGCTGGATTCCCGGCGACGTCGTCGAGATGACCCCCGGTGATCCGGCGCTGAAGATCCCGCAGATCGGCTGGAACACGCTCGATCTGAAGCGCGAGCATCCGCTCTTCGACGGCATTGCGGCGGGTTCCGAGGGGCTGCATGCCTATTTCGTCCATTCCTATCATCTTGCCGCCGAAAATGCCGAGGATGTCATCGCCACCGTCGACTATGGCGGCCCGATGACCGCTTTCGTCGGGCGCGACAACATGGTCGGGGCACAATTTCATCCGGAAAAGAGCCAGAAGCTCGGCCTGGCGCTGATCGCCAATTTCCTGCGCTGGAACCCGTAA
- a CDS encoding DUF2628 domain-containing protein, with protein sequence MTSSYIFLTPPGGTSATIDQTRTIRDGFTLLGFLFPWPWLLAHRLWPHAAAAFVLQGIGGALMEEPGLGLAGAAIMLGVNVLIGLEGQNFRIRSLAAKGWNEDALIAADRLDIAEQVYFADKPAPSGSDDAVTPDWQNKAGANGPHGHATSLGLFGFDGGR encoded by the coding sequence ATGACATCAAGCTATATCTTCCTGACACCGCCCGGCGGCACGAGCGCCACGATCGACCAGACGCGGACCATCCGCGACGGCTTCACGCTGCTCGGCTTCCTCTTCCCCTGGCCATGGCTGCTGGCACATCGGCTTTGGCCGCATGCGGCCGCAGCCTTTGTGCTGCAGGGCATCGGTGGTGCGCTGATGGAGGAGCCGGGTCTGGGGCTGGCTGGAGCGGCCATTATGCTGGGCGTGAATGTGCTGATCGGTCTGGAAGGCCAGAATTTCCGCATCCGCAGCCTCGCCGCCAAGGGCTGGAACGAAGACGCACTGATTGCAGCCGATAGGCTCGATATTGCCGAGCAGGTCTATTTTGCGGACAAGCCGGCCCCTTCGGGGAGCGACGACGCCGTCACACCGGATTGGCAAAACAAGGCCGGTGCAAACGGCCCGCATGGCCATGCCACATCGCTTGGCCTCTTTGGTTTTGATGGAGGACGCTGA
- the hisB gene encoding imidazoleglycerol-phosphate dehydratase HisB, which translates to MAETAASRTGSVSRKTNETSISVSVNLDGTGKSKISTGVGFFDHMLDQLSRHSLIDMEIDAKGDLHIDDHHTVEDTGIAIGQAISKALGDRRGITRYASIDLAMDETMTKAAVDLSGRPFLVWNVAFSAPKIGTFDTELVREFFQALAQNAGITLHILNHYGANNHHIAETCFKAVARALRTATEIDPRQAGRVPSTKGTLV; encoded by the coding sequence ATGGCCGAGACCGCAGCAAGCCGCACGGGCAGCGTTTCCCGCAAGACCAACGAGACCTCGATTTCCGTTTCCGTCAATCTCGACGGCACCGGCAAATCGAAGATTTCGACGGGTGTCGGCTTCTTCGACCATATGCTCGACCAGCTTTCGCGGCATTCCCTCATCGACATGGAAATCGACGCCAAGGGAGACCTGCATATCGACGACCACCACACGGTCGAGGATACGGGCATCGCCATCGGTCAGGCGATTTCCAAGGCGCTCGGCGACCGGCGCGGCATCACCCGCTACGCCTCGATCGATCTCGCCATGGACGAGACGATGACCAAGGCCGCGGTCGATCTTTCCGGCCGGCCGTTCCTGGTCTGGAACGTCGCTTTCAGCGCGCCGAAGATCGGCACGTTCGACACCGAGCTCGTTCGCGAATTCTTCCAGGCGCTCGCTCAGAATGCCGGCATCACCTTGCATATTCTCAACCATTATGGCGCTAATAACCACCATATTGCCGAGACATGCTTCAAGGCCGTTGCCCGCGCATTGCGCACGGCGACAGAGATCGATCCGAGACAGGCGGGCCGTGTTCCTTCGACCAAGGGCACGCTCGTCTGA
- the hslV gene encoding ATP-dependent protease subunit HslV encodes MTTIITVRKGGKVVMAGDGQVSLGQTVMKGNARKVRRIGKGEVIAGFAGATADAFTLLERLEKKLEQYPGQLMRAAVELAKDWRTDKYLRNLEAMMLVADKSITLAITGNGDVLEPEHGTTAIGSGGNFAFAAARALMDTDKSAEEIARRALDIAADICVYTNHNIVVESLEVEG; translated from the coding sequence ATGACAACGATCATTACAGTTCGAAAAGGCGGCAAGGTGGTGATGGCGGGCGACGGCCAGGTGAGCCTCGGCCAGACCGTCATGAAGGGCAATGCCCGCAAGGTGCGCCGTATCGGCAAGGGCGAGGTTATCGCCGGTTTTGCCGGTGCCACCGCCGATGCCTTTACGCTGCTCGAAAGGCTTGAAAAGAAGCTGGAGCAATATCCCGGCCAGCTGATGCGCGCCGCCGTCGAGCTCGCCAAGGACTGGCGCACCGACAAATACCTGCGTAATCTTGAAGCCATGATGCTCGTCGCCGACAAGTCGATCACGCTGGCGATCACCGGCAATGGCGACGTCCTGGAGCCCGAGCATGGCACGACGGCGATCGGTTCGGGCGGCAATTTTGCCTTCGCCGCCGCCCGCGCGCTGATGGATACCGATAAATCGGCCGAAGAGATTGCGCGCCGCGCCCTCGATATCGCCGCCGACATCTGCGTCTACACCAACCATAATATCGTGGTGGAGTCGCTTGAGGTCGAAGGCTGA
- the hslU gene encoding ATP-dependent protease ATPase subunit HslU, producing MTTFSPREIVSELDRYIIGQHDAKRAVAIALRNRWRRQQLDPSLRDEVMPKNILMIGPTGVGKTEISRRLAKLAGAPFIKVEATKFTEVGYVGRDVEQIIRDLVEVGIGLVREKKRAEVQAKAHVSAEERVLDALVGTTASPATRESFRKKLRDGELDDKEIDIEVVDAGSGMGGFEIPGMPGANIGVLNLSEMFGKAMGGRTKKVRTTVKASYTDLIRDESDKLIDNEVIQREAVRSTENDGIVFLDEIDKIAARDGGMGAGVSREGVQRDLLPLVEGTTVSTKYGPVKTDHILFIASGAFHVSKPSDLLPELQGRLPIRVELRALNKEDFRRILTETEASLIRQYRALMETERLSLEFTDDAIDALADVAVHLNSSVENIGARRLQTVMERVLDDISYNAPDRGGTAITIDAAYVREHVGDLAQNTDLSRFIL from the coding sequence ATGACGACTTTTTCCCCCCGCGAGATCGTTTCCGAACTCGACCGCTATATTATCGGCCAGCATGATGCCAAACGCGCCGTCGCGATCGCGCTGCGCAACCGCTGGCGCCGGCAGCAGCTGGATCCCAGCCTGCGCGATGAAGTCATGCCGAAAAACATCCTGATGATCGGCCCGACCGGTGTCGGCAAGACCGAGATCTCCCGTCGCCTGGCAAAACTCGCCGGCGCGCCCTTCATCAAGGTCGAAGCCACCAAATTCACCGAAGTCGGCTATGTCGGCCGCGATGTCGAGCAGATCATCCGCGATCTGGTCGAGGTCGGCATCGGCCTGGTGCGGGAGAAGAAGCGGGCCGAGGTCCAGGCCAAGGCGCATGTCAGTGCCGAGGAGCGTGTTCTCGATGCGCTGGTCGGCACCACCGCGTCGCCCGCCACCCGCGAAAGCTTCCGCAAGAAGCTGAGGGACGGCGAACTCGACGACAAGGAAATCGATATCGAGGTGGTCGATGCCGGTTCCGGCATGGGAGGCTTCGAAATCCCCGGCATGCCGGGCGCCAATATCGGCGTGCTCAATCTGTCGGAAATGTTCGGCAAGGCGATGGGCGGACGCACCAAGAAGGTCCGCACCACGGTCAAAGCCTCCTACACTGACCTGATCCGCGATGAATCTGACAAGCTGATCGACAATGAAGTGATCCAGCGCGAGGCCGTTCGCTCCACTGAGAATGACGGTATCGTCTTCCTCGACGAAATCGACAAGATCGCCGCCCGCGACGGCGGCATGGGCGCCGGCGTTTCGCGCGAAGGTGTGCAGCGCGATCTCCTGCCGCTCGTCGAAGGCACGACGGTCTCGACCAAATACGGGCCTGTGAAGACCGACCATATCCTGTTCATCGCGTCGGGCGCCTTCCATGTCTCCAAACCCTCCGATCTTCTGCCGGAGCTGCAGGGCCGCCTGCCGATCCGTGTCGAATTGCGTGCGCTGAATAAGGAGGATTTCCGCCGGATCCTGACCGAGACGGAAGCAAGCCTCATCCGCCAGTATCGCGCGCTGATGGAAACCGAACGCCTGAGCCTCGAATTCACCGACGACGCGATCGATGCGCTGGCCGATGTCGCCGTGCACTTGAACTCCTCCGTGGAGAACATCGGCGCCCGCCGTCTGCAGACGGTGATGGAGCGGGTTCTCGACGACATTTCCTACAACGCGCCGGATCGCGGCGGCACGGCGATCACCATCGATGCCGCCTATGTGCGCGAGCATGTCGGCGATCTCGCGCAGAATACGGATCTGTCGCGCTTCATATTGTGA
- a CDS encoding DUF1402 family protein, protein MRRLLTSLLIAAALVNSAPAFAMQTVPAGNRHAEQPDIPGASVRRTKGTKSSFDLKYEKVHELLATDRELMGKIRKVSSAYGINPIHVVGAIVGEHTYNVDAYDRLQSYYVKAASYAGESFRFAYDGENVDDFVARPQFAQCKGKSDSYTLWTCREDVWESDFRGKTVGGESFPNNRFSAVFFQPFYAGQTFGLGQVNPLTALMLSDLVSRVSGYPKLNEKNAGDVYKAIMDPDISLAFVAASIRRSIDDYKEIAGMDISGNPGLTATLYNVGNSRQRAAALAAKNRSSGATVWPEENYYGWLINDKLDELKGLL, encoded by the coding sequence GTGCGACGCCTTTTGACAAGCCTTTTGATTGCCGCTGCCCTGGTGAATTCGGCGCCTGCCTTCGCCATGCAGACGGTGCCGGCGGGCAACCGTCATGCCGAGCAGCCCGATATTCCGGGCGCGTCCGTCCGGCGCACCAAGGGAACCAAGAGCAGTTTCGATCTGAAATATGAAAAGGTCCATGAGCTTCTGGCGACCGATCGCGAGCTGATGGGCAAGATCCGTAAGGTTTCCAGCGCTTACGGTATCAATCCGATCCATGTCGTCGGCGCGATCGTCGGCGAACACACCTATAATGTCGACGCCTACGACCGGCTGCAGTCCTATTATGTCAAGGCCGCATCCTATGCCGGGGAAAGCTTCCGGTTCGCCTATGACGGCGAAAACGTCGATGATTTCGTGGCGCGGCCGCAATTTGCGCAGTGCAAGGGCAAGAGTGATTCCTACACCCTTTGGACCTGCCGCGAAGATGTCTGGGAAAGCGATTTCCGCGGCAAGACGGTGGGCGGCGAGAGCTTCCCCAACAACCGCTTCAGCGCGGTCTTCTTCCAGCCCTTCTATGCCGGCCAGACCTTCGGCCTCGGCCAGGTCAATCCGCTAACGGCACTGATGCTCTCCGATCTCGTCAGCCGGGTCTCGGGTTATCCGAAGCTGAACGAGAAGAATGCCGGCGACGTCTATAAGGCGATCATGGATCCCGATATCTCGCTCGCCTTCGTCGCGGCCTCGATCCGCCGGTCGATCGACGATTACAAGGAGATCGCCGGCATGGACATCTCGGGCAATCCCGGCCTGACGGCGACGCTGTACAATGTCGGCAATTCCCGCCAGCGTGCCGCGGCACTCGCGGCGAAAAACCGCTCTTCCGGTGCGACCGTTTGGCCCGAAGAGAATTATTACGGCTGGCTGATCAACGACAAGCTGGACGAACTCAAGGGCCTGCTCTAG